The sequence below is a genomic window from Haloferax mediterranei ATCC 33500.
CGTCGGGCGGAATTCGGTTCGGACCGTACGTGTCGGGATGGTACGCCGTCGAGTCGTGGTCGCCGGATTCCAGCGTCCAGACGACCGTTCCACCGACCGCGACGTGTGTCAGGCGGGGTTCGAACTTCGGTGTCGGCCGCGAGGTCATCGTGACCTCAACCTTAGAGGGGAGACCAGAGCGTCCCCCTTCGGACGGCGCCCCCCCGAGACAGCCCCCGAACGCTCCCGCGGCGAGTACGCTTCCGCTCGTCGCGAGTAACCGTCGCCGCGAGATGGATACTTCGTCGGTCATCTGTACACGTTGATATTGCCGCTCTCCCCCGAATAAGAGGCACAGCAATTCCGAGGTCGGGAGAACAGTATCGAATATGTTCGTCGGCATATGATAAGCGAGGTTGGCGATAGAATGGTGGTGAGAAACCGGATGCGAAGTCAGACAGCGACTCTTGCACCGGTCCACCACCTTGCGTGCCGAAGCGGAGCGTCTGAAACTCGAACCGGAACCCAAAACGACTCCAACTTGCAGTCTTCCGGTTTCGAACTACTATTTCGTTTGGGGTGTGCTAGCAAGCCTTTTGATTAGACGCGTCTAATCTAGGGTATGAATAGCCCAAACATGGCTGATGACCTGACGGGTTTCACCGACGTGAACGCGAGGCGACGAACATGCCTTCGCTAGATTATTCGAAAGCAGCAGACCTCACGGAGACGTTAGAGCGGCGATTAGCTGATTCCCTCGACCCCGATTTTACAGTCAGTCGGCGTGCTGTTCTCGGTGGGCTCGGTCTCGCTGGCGGTGCGGTACTGACGGGTCTCGGTCGAGCGGACGGCGACCCTCACGCAGGCAGCCACGAAGACAGTTCCCACGGAAAATTCGGCACCGTTGGGGAATACCGAAACCTCGACTTCGACCCGCACGACTTTCTCACGCAGTTCAACACGGGTCGTGGGGAACAGGCGAACGTCCCGCAGGACATCTACGAGGAGAACGGTCGAACTGTCCGCGAGTTCGAGTTTACGGCTGTCGATACGACAGTCACCGTCGCACCGGGTATCGAGTTCCCAGCGTGGGCGTACAACGGGCAGGTTCCCGGTCCGACGCTTCGGGTGGTCGAAGGCGACCTCATTCGACTGAAATTCTCCAACTTCGGGCGACACGCACACACCGTCCATCCGCACCTGCGGAACCTCAACCCGCGGATGGACGGCGTCCCAACGAACGGGCCGGGCGTCATCGACACGGACGAATCGTTCACCTACGAGTGGATTGCCCAACCAGCGGGGAGCCACTTCTACCACTGCCACTCGCTCCCGCTGAAAGAGCACATCCACCGAGGTCTCTACGGGTCGATTATCGTCGACCCCGACCCCGAGCGCGTCGCCGACCGTCCCGAGGAGTACTGCGAGTTCCACTCCTCACAAATCACCGATGAACTCCGTGAATCACTCGTCGCGGAGGCCAAGACCCGGAACCACGAGTACCCGGAAAACGACGCCGTCAACGAGATGGTGATGGTGATGAACGGGTTCGACACGAACTTCGACGGCGACAACGAGGTCTACGCCGTCAACACCCGCGCATTCGCCTACGGCGTCGGCCAAACCGACGGTAACGGTAACTGGCAGGCCGGCGAGACGAAACACCCGATTCAGATTGATAAGACGAAGCGCCAACGGGTGTATCTCCTCAACATCATCGAGTTCGACCCCATCAACTCGTTCCATACGCACTCGCAGTTCTTCGACTACTACGACCACGGAACGACGCTGACCCCGACGCTGAAGAACGTCGATACGGTCATGCAGTCTCAGGCGCAGCGGGGAATCATCGAACTGGACTACTCGACCCACGAGTCGGGACTGTACATGTTCCACGCCCACCAGTCGGAGTTCGCCGAACTCGGCTGGATGAGCTTCTTCGAGGTGGTCTAAATGGGGCGCAAAAACACCGACAGCGGAGCGAAAGCGAGCAACCCGAACACCGACGGCGGAACGGGCGTGACTCGAACCGAGCGTCCGCTGGGGCTTCCCCGATGGGTCGCGGCACTGCTTCCGCTTGTCCTCCTAGGTCTCATCGTGGGTGGATTCTTCGCAGCCACACCGTTCGCATCGCTCGATACCCGCGGCGAACCGCTCCCCGACGTGACGGTGACGCACACGACGCTCCCGAACGACGAGACGGTCGTCGTCCACGTCACGAACAACGGGCCGGACGCGGTGACCATCTCGCAGGTCCTCGTCGGCGAGGCGTACTGGAGTTTCGACGTTCAGGGCACGGATGGTGACAACACGCTCGCGCCCCGCGAGAGCGCACAAGTCGTCATTCCGTACCACTGGAACCCCGGTTGGGACCTCGAAGTCGCATTGCTGCTTTCGGACGGGAGCACGGTCCACCACACCATCGTCGCACCCAGCGAGTCGCCGGGGCTGACGACTGACCTTCTGCTGACGATGGCCGTCGTCGGCCTGTTCGTCGGTGTCATCCCCGTCGCGCTCGGAATGCTCTGGTTCCCGTTCTTGCAGTCGATGAGCGACCGGTGGCTCCATGCGATTCTCGCCTTCTCGGCGGGCATCCTCGCCTTCCTCGCCATCGACGCGGGGTTCGAGGCGTTCGAACTCGGAGAACAGGTACCCGGCGCGTTCGAGGGAACGGCTCTCGTCGCGCTCGGTATCATCGGCGCGCTGCTCGCAGTGCAGTCCGTCAGCGCGTGGCGGAAAGAGAGAGCGGACGCCGGTGATTCGCGCGCACAGAGCGGACTGTGGGTCGCCTACCTCGTCGCACTCGGTATCGGCCTGCACAACCTCGCCGAGGGGTTGGCAATCGGGAGTTCGTTCGCACTTGGTCGCGTCTCACTCGGCGCGTTCCTCGTCATCGGCTTCATGCTTCACAACGTGACCGAAGGCCCGGCCGTCGTCGCACCCATCGCGCGCGGCGAGCGCCCGCACATCGCGCACTTCCTCGCGCTCGGCGTCCTCGCGGGTGCACCCGTCATCGTCGGTGGGTGGCTCGGCAGCCTCGCCTTCTCGCCGACGCTCGGGGCGTTCTTCCTCGCCGTCGGCGTGGGCGCAATCCTGCAGGTCATCTGGGAACTTCGCGGGATGATTCGCCGCAGTGGACGGGTGTCGTCGGCGCTGAACCTCGTTACGTTCCTCGTGGGACTCGTCGTGATGTACGTGACCGACCTGTTCGTCGCACTCTAACCACTGGGGCCTCTCACCATGAACCGACGACGACTCCTCCGACTCGGCGGCGCGACGCTCGTCGCAATGATTTCCGCGGGCTGTTCGGCCACCGGCAGGTCTGGCGGGGTGAAGCGCGTTTCCATGACCGACGACTTCGGCTTCGACCCGGAGCGTCTCACTGTTAGCACCGGGACCACGATTCGGTGGGTAAACGACAGCGATATCGTTCACACGGTAACGGCCTACGAAGACGAGATTCCAGACGACGCCACCTACTTCGCCAGCGGTGGCTTCGAATCGGAGCGGGCCGCACGAAACGAGTTGACTGGCGGGCTGATTGGTCCGGGAGGTGCGTACGAACATACCTTCGACGTTCCCGGTACCTACGAGTACTACTGCATCCCGCACGAGAGTTCGGGGATGGTCGGGTCCATCGTCGTCAAATAATCCGGTTCTCAGGTAGTTCGTGACGGAATCTCGTCCGGGTGGTTCGTGACGGAATCTCACCTAGGTGGTCCGCGGTGATACCCAAGCACGTTCAGAACCCGGTGAACCGGCTGGATAACACCGACCGACCGACCCCACCGATACAGTCGCCGACGGAGCGACCCATCCATGACTGTCGCGTATCGCTTCGGATACTCCGTCTTGAGTCGGTGTTCGAGGGCCGGGTCGAACGCCGTCCGCGGGACTGACGGATGTCGCATCTGCATGGTCTCCTCGAATCGACAGCCGCCGTCGGCATCGCGTTCCATTCGCCAGCCGAACTCTACGTCTTCGCGCCACTCGGAGAATTCGCTTCGGAAGCCACCGACCGCAAGCGCCTCTTTTCGCCGCACTGCGAGATTACACCCGACGTAGTGCCGTGATTCGGTGTTCCGACAGCCGCCGTAGACCGGCCCTTCGAGACAAACGAGGTCCGGGTCGTTCGCAAATTCGCGGTGAATCGTCTCCAACCACTCCGGTGGGGGTGTGGTGTCGTCGTCGGTCAGCGCAACCACGTCTGCGTCCGCTGTCTCCAGCCCGATATTGCGGGCGACGGACCGGTCAACCGACGCGTCGTCGACGACGAGTATCTCGTAGGGTTCCGAAAGCGTCTGCTCGCGGAGGTGTGCGACCGTTTGGCTGTGGTCGTGCGTGGGGACCGACGGGATGACGACGGAGAGGGCTGGCTCAGCCGCGGATTTCGCATACCGGACCGGCATGTTCTATGGTACCACGCCATCGTAGAAGTAGTTACTCGACCAGCGCGGATTACGAAAAAAGGCCGACGACCGGGGGAAGGAAACGACTCAGTCCTGCGTCAGCAGGCGACGGAGGACGTAGTGGAGGATACCGCCGTTTTCGACGTATTTCACCGCGGCGGGCGTGCCGACCTGCGCGGTGACGGGGAACTCGACGGTCGAGCCGTCGTCTTTCTCGGCGACGACAGTGAGTTCGTCGTTGACTTCGAGTCCGTCGTCGAGACCGAGAATGTCGAAGTGTTCGGACCCGTCGAGTCCGAGCGATTCCCACGAGTCACCCTCGGCGAACTGGAGCGGCAGGACGCCCATGCCGACGAGGTTGTCGCGGTAGATGCGCTCGTAGCTCTCTGCGATGGTCGCTCGGACGCCGAGGAGGTCGGTACCCTTTGCCGCCCAGTCCCGACTCGACCCAGTCCCGAACTCGACGCCCGAGAGGACGACGAGCGGCGTTCCTTCTTCGCGGTAGCGCTCGCTCGCTTCGAAGACGGTCGTCTCTTCGTCAGTCGGGTGGTGGATGGTGTAACCGCCCTCGACGTCGTCGAGCATCTGGTTCTCGATACGGACGTTGGCGAACGTCCCGCGCATCATCACCTCGTGGTTCCCGCGGCGGGAGCCGTAGGTGTTGAAGTCGACGGGGTCGACGCCGTGGTCCATGAGCCACTGTCCGGCCGGGAGGTCGGGACCGAACGGTCCGGCGGGGCTGATGTGGTCGGTCGTGACGGTGTCGCCGAGCGTCAGGAGACAACGGGCGTCCTCGACGTTCGAGACGCCGGGTTCCTCGAGCGGGAAGTCCTTGAAGAACGGCGGTTCGCGGATGTAGGTGGATTCGTCGTCCCACTCGTACACGTCGCCGGTCGGGGCTTCGAGCGCCTCCCAGCGCTCGTCGCCTTCGAACACTTCGGCGTACTTCTCGCGGAACATCGACGGGTCGATGCTGTTGTGAATCGTCTCCTGGACTTCCGTCGTGTCCGGCCAGATGTCGGCGAGGTAGACCGGTTCGCCGTCCTCGTCGGTACCGAGCGGGTCCGTTTCGAGGTCGATGTCCATCCGTCCCGCGAGACCGTAGGCGACCACGAGCGGCGGGCTAGCGAGGTAGTTCGCACGAATCTTCGGGTGGATGCGCGCCTCGAAGTTTCGGTTGCCGCTGAGGACGCTCGTCGTCCACAGGTCGTGTTCGTCGATGGCGTTCTCGATGGGTTCGGGGAGTGGCCCGGCGTTTCCGATACAGGTCGTACAGCCGTAGCCGACGACGTCGTAGCCGAGTTCTTCGAGGTACGGCAGGAGTTCGGCTTCCTTCAGGTACTCCGTGACGACTTGGCTGCCGGGTGCGAGGCTCGTCTTGACGTAGTTCGGTACGTCGAGACCCTTCTCAAGTGCGTTGCGGGCGAGGATACCCGCAGCGACCATGACGGAAGGGTTCGAGGTGTTCGTACAACTCGTGATGGCGCTGACGACGACGCTCCCGTGGCCGATTTCCGCCTCCGTACCGTCGTCCATCTCCACGGTGACCTGTTTCGTCAGCGGGTCTAAGTCGGCTGCAACTTCGGTGGCCGCGGCACCGCCGTCGGTTCGGCCGCCGTCGCCAAGCCAGCGTTCAAGTTCGACTTCGTCGACATCGCCGAGGTCGTCTTCGAACTCGCGGTGGACGAGTCCGCGGAAGTGCGTCTTCATGTCTCCCATGGGGACGCGGTCCTGCGGGCGCTTCGGTCCGGCGAGGCTCGGTTCGACCACCGAGAGGTCGATATCGACCGTTTCCGTGTACTCGGGGTGTTGCTCGCCAAAGAGACCCTGTGCGTCGAGGTACTCGCGGACGAGTTCGATGTGTTCCGGGTCGCGGCCGGTGAGTTCGAGGTAGTCCAGCGTCGCCTCGTCGACCGGGAACACGCTGATGGTCGACCCCTGTTCGGGTGCCATGTTCGAGATGGTCGCCCGGTCGGGGACAGAGAGGTTCCCGACGCCGGGTCCGAAGAACTCGACGAAGCGGTCGACGACGCCGACTTCGCGGAGTTGCTCCGTGACGTGCAACACGAGGTCGGTCGCGGTCGCGCCTTCCGGTAACTCGCCTTCGAGTCGGACGCCGACGACCTCGGGGAGCTTCATCGTAATCGGTTGGCCGAGCATCGCGGCCTCGGCTTCGATGCCGCCGACACCCCAGCCGACGACGCCGATACCGCCAATCATGGGTGTGTGGCTGTCGGTGCCGACGAGGGTGTCGGGCAGAAGCCACTGCTCGTCGCGCCACTCGCGGTCGTGGACGACCTGTCCGAGGTGTTCGAGATTCACCTGGTGGACGATGCCCGTTCCCGGCGGGACGACGCTGAAGTTGTCGAAGGCGTTTTGCGCCCACTTGAGAGCCTTGTAGCGCTCGGCGTTGCGCTCGTACTCCAGTTCGACGTTCTTCTCGTAGGCGTCGGACGAGCCGAAAAAGTCGACCTGCACGCTGTGGTCGATAACGAGGTCACAGGGTACTTCGGGTTCGACGATACTGGGTGCCTCACCGGCGCGGTCCGCGGCGGAGCGGAGTGCCGCGAGGTCGACGACCGCGGGGACACCAGTCAGGTCCTGTAACACGACGCGAGACGGCGTGAACGGGACTTCGACGTTCGGCACGTCGGGTTCCCACGATGCCGCATTTCGGACATCCTCCTCGGTGACAATGTCACCGTCGACATTTCTGAGCACAGATTCCAGTAGAATTCGGATACTCACTGGGAGTTTGTCGAGGTCACAAAGACCCTGTTCTTCGAGAACAGTCAGGTCCGCCATCTTGTACGTGGTGCCATCGTGTTCGAACTCACGGATGGCTCCGAACGAATCTCCATCGGGCATTGTCCGCACGTACGCACCCCCACGGCTTGAAACAGTAACCCGTTCTCACGGCGTCAGAATCGTTTGTGAGAGCGTGTGAGACAATCGATATC
It includes:
- a CDS encoding multicopper oxidase domain-containing protein, whose translation is MPSLDYSKAADLTETLERRLADSLDPDFTVSRRAVLGGLGLAGGAVLTGLGRADGDPHAGSHEDSSHGKFGTVGEYRNLDFDPHDFLTQFNTGRGEQANVPQDIYEENGRTVREFEFTAVDTTVTVAPGIEFPAWAYNGQVPGPTLRVVEGDLIRLKFSNFGRHAHTVHPHLRNLNPRMDGVPTNGPGVIDTDESFTYEWIAQPAGSHFYHCHSLPLKEHIHRGLYGSIIVDPDPERVADRPEEYCEFHSSQITDELRESLVAEAKTRNHEYPENDAVNEMVMVMNGFDTNFDGDNEVYAVNTRAFAYGVGQTDGNGNWQAGETKHPIQIDKTKRQRVYLLNIIEFDPINSFHTHSQFFDYYDHGTTLTPTLKNVDTVMQSQAQRGIIELDYSTHESGLYMFHAHQSEFAELGWMSFFEVV
- a CDS encoding ZIP family metal transporter, producing the protein MGRKNTDSGAKASNPNTDGGTGVTRTERPLGLPRWVAALLPLVLLGLIVGGFFAATPFASLDTRGEPLPDVTVTHTTLPNDETVVVHVTNNGPDAVTISQVLVGEAYWSFDVQGTDGDNTLAPRESAQVVIPYHWNPGWDLEVALLLSDGSTVHHTIVAPSESPGLTTDLLLTMAVVGLFVGVIPVALGMLWFPFLQSMSDRWLHAILAFSAGILAFLAIDAGFEAFELGEQVPGAFEGTALVALGIIGALLAVQSVSAWRKERADAGDSRAQSGLWVAYLVALGIGLHNLAEGLAIGSSFALGRVSLGAFLVIGFMLHNVTEGPAVVAPIARGERPHIAHFLALGVLAGAPVIVGGWLGSLAFSPTLGAFFLAVGVGAILQVIWELRGMIRRSGRVSSALNLVTFLVGLVVMYVTDLFVAL
- a CDS encoding plastocyanin/azurin family copper-binding protein, producing MNRRRLLRLGGATLVAMISAGCSATGRSGGVKRVSMTDDFGFDPERLTVSTGTTIRWVNDSDIVHTVTAYEDEIPDDATYFASGGFESERAARNELTGGLIGPGGAYEHTFDVPGTYEYYCIPHESSGMVGSIVVK
- a CDS encoding glycosyltransferase, whose amino-acid sequence is MPVRYAKSAAEPALSVVIPSVPTHDHSQTVAHLREQTLSEPYEILVVDDASVDRSVARNIGLETADADVVALTDDDTTPPPEWLETIHREFANDPDLVCLEGPVYGGCRNTESRHYVGCNLAVRRKEALAVGGFRSEFSEWREDVEFGWRMERDADGGCRFEETMQMRHPSVPRTAFDPALEHRLKTEYPKRYATVMDGSLRRRLYRWGRSVGVIQPVHRVLNVLGYHRGPPR
- the acnA gene encoding aconitate hydratase AcnA, with amino-acid sequence MPDGDSFGAIREFEHDGTTYKMADLTVLEEQGLCDLDKLPVSIRILLESVLRNVDGDIVTEEDVRNAASWEPDVPNVEVPFTPSRVVLQDLTGVPAVVDLAALRSAADRAGEAPSIVEPEVPCDLVIDHSVQVDFFGSSDAYEKNVELEYERNAERYKALKWAQNAFDNFSVVPPGTGIVHQVNLEHLGQVVHDREWRDEQWLLPDTLVGTDSHTPMIGGIGVVGWGVGGIEAEAAMLGQPITMKLPEVVGVRLEGELPEGATATDLVLHVTEQLREVGVVDRFVEFFGPGVGNLSVPDRATISNMAPEQGSTISVFPVDEATLDYLELTGRDPEHIELVREYLDAQGLFGEQHPEYTETVDIDLSVVEPSLAGPKRPQDRVPMGDMKTHFRGLVHREFEDDLGDVDEVELERWLGDGGRTDGGAAATEVAADLDPLTKQVTVEMDDGTEAEIGHGSVVVSAITSCTNTSNPSVMVAAGILARNALEKGLDVPNYVKTSLAPGSQVVTEYLKEAELLPYLEELGYDVVGYGCTTCIGNAGPLPEPIENAIDEHDLWTTSVLSGNRNFEARIHPKIRANYLASPPLVVAYGLAGRMDIDLETDPLGTDEDGEPVYLADIWPDTTEVQETIHNSIDPSMFREKYAEVFEGDERWEALEAPTGDVYEWDDESTYIREPPFFKDFPLEEPGVSNVEDARCLLTLGDTVTTDHISPAGPFGPDLPAGQWLMDHGVDPVDFNTYGSRRGNHEVMMRGTFANVRIENQMLDDVEGGYTIHHPTDEETTVFEASERYREEGTPLVVLSGVEFGTGSSRDWAAKGTDLLGVRATIAESYERIYRDNLVGMGVLPLQFAEGDSWESLGLDGSEHFDILGLDDGLEVNDELTVVAEKDDGSTVEFPVTAQVGTPAAVKYVENGGILHYVLRRLLTQD